From a region of the Impatiens glandulifera chromosome 4, dImpGla2.1, whole genome shotgun sequence genome:
- the LOC124933629 gene encoding probable LRR receptor-like serine/threonine-protein kinase At3g47570: protein MGEKTFFMLPLAMSFILFLSHHTSSQPPDIFTDKSALLSLKSHIISDPLDLIITNWTSGSDVCTWNGVGCSTRHKRVVSLDLYNMDLSGTIPPQLGNLSFLLHLGLSRNNFHGQIPGEISRLRRLRSLELALNQLTGTIPSFIGDFPDLETLILGNNSFSGTIPPEIFRNDSKLEIINLSGNQLIGEIPAEIGYLRRLWYVIMGLNQLSGHIPLSIFNISSLEIVNFSKNELSGGLVSNMCSRLPELQFLDLSWNEMSGELTGDGFEGCLKLQTLSLTANKFVGSIPANIGNLTELQSLYLSANNLEGTIPYEFKNLINMQNLSVQLAGLSGVLPHFLFNMSSLRMISLAGNRFHGSLPRDICTHLPKLEFLSINRNNLTGTIPRRIANCTQLKFIELGVNNFTGVIPQEIGNLKSLLRIIMDSNNLEGPIPDSLFNMSTLNTISFVANNLLGSLPQTLGLYLPNLQRLFLGLNNLQGAMPETIVNASSLVLIDVAENQLTGPIPNSFGSLTLLEILNLRGNDLTSSPELSFLTSLANCKHLSFLILDGNKLNSFLPPSIGNLSSNLQMFSSILCGLKGIIPEEIGNLIGLQTLYLQDNVFEGFLPMSMKKLKGIQRLVLSGNYLKGSIPKFLCSMSGLGLLDLSRNQFSESIPACFGSSTSLRNLLLSSNKLDSNIPYQLWELNNLLTLNLSNNSLIGNISQEIGKLHTLTTIDLSMNRLSGEIPTEIVGLQSLISISLASNSLGGSIPESFGLLLDLQSLDLSHNHISGSIPNNLEALSQLNYFNVSFNYLKGQIPTLGPFLNFTSKSYMSNEALCGASRLLVPPCAAKTHRGSKKKRQSILIVSILVPTISILIILLITYCLIKHRKGNQNSNQPEVLPTREHEKISYIDLVRATNGFNESNMIGKGGFGSVYKGELQDGTIIAIKVFNLQVEGGFKSFDTECEILRNVRHRNLTKVITTCSNLDFKALVLEYMPNNNLDTWLYSDNHFSLLQRLDVLIDVATALEYLHYGYSIPVAHCDLKPTNVLLDNNMVAHVCDFGIAKLFHVGESVVQTRTLATFGYMAPEYGLDGLVSVRCDVYSFGILMLETITRRKPTDDMFDGERSLRKWVEESLFYPNRIDRIVDVDLMNSNGDADHLNDTIECLSSIATLALACSAESPDERINMKDALSTLGKIKTLFLKKLSTPRN from the exons ATGGGAGAAAAAACTTTCTTCATGCTTCCTCTTGCTATGTCTttcattctttttctctctcatcacaCATCTTCTCAGCCGCCGGACATCTTCACAGACAAATCCGCCCTTCTATCCTTAAAATCCCACATTATCTCCGACccacttgacctaataataacCAATTGGACCAGTGGTTCCGATGTTTGCACCTGGAACGGCGTCGGTTGCAGCACTCGCCACAAAAGGGTCGTTTCACTTGATCTGTACAACATGGATCTTTCCGGTACGATTCCACCGCAATTGGGTAACCTCTCTTTCCTCCTCCACCTCGGTCTCTCAAGAAATAATTTCCATGGCCAAATCCCCGGCGAGATTTCTCGCCTCCGTCGCCTTAGATCCCTTGAACTCGCTCTTAACCAACTTACCGGAACGATACCTTCTTTTATCGGCGACTTTCCGGATCTGGAAACACTAATTCTCGGTAACAACAGCTTCTCCGGTACCATCCCGCCGGAGATTTTTCGCAACGACTCGAAGCTGGAGATTATCAATTTGTCCGGAAATCAGCTGATTGGTGAAATTCCGGCGGAGATTGGATATCTGAGGAGATTGTGGTATGTAATAATGGGATTAAATCAACTTAGTGGGCATATTCCTTTATCAATCTTTAACATATCTTCATTAGAGATAGTTAATTTTTCGAAGAACGAGTTGTCGGGAGGTCTGGTGTCGAATATGTGCAGTAGGCTGCCGGAGCTACAATTTCTTGACTTGTCTTGGAACGAAATGTCCGGCGAACTTACCGGTGATGGATTTGAGGGTTGCTTAAAGCTTCAGACTTTATCATTAACTGCTAATAAATTCGTGGGATCTATACCAGCCAACATTGGAAACTTAACTGAGCTTCAATCTTTATATCTCTCTGCAAATAACTTGGAAG GTACAATACCATATGAATTCAAGAACCTTATCAACATGCAGAATTTATCAGTGCAACTAGCTGGTTTATCCGGTGTTTTGCCACATTTTCTATTCAACATGTCTTCATTAAGAATGATTTCACTTGCTGGCAACAGATTTCACGGCAGCCTCCCAAGAGACATATGCACTCATCTTCCTAAGTTAGAGTTTCTTTCGATCAATCGAAACAATTTGACGGGTACTATTCCTCGTCGCATTGCTAATTGTACTCAACTCAAATTCATCGAGCTCGGTGTAAACAACTTCACAG GAGTGATCCCTCAAGAAATTGGCAATCTAAAGAGTTTGTTGAGAATCATAATGGATTCCAATAATCTTGAAGGTCCAATCCCAGATTCATTGTTCAACATGTCAACACTAAACACAATCTCATTTGTGGCAAATAATCTTTTGGGAAGTCTACCACAAACTTTAGGTCTTTACCTACCTAATCTTCAACGTCTTTTTCTTGGTTTAAATAACCTACAAGGAGCTATGCCTGAAACCATCGTGAATGCTTCAAGCCTTGTTTTGATCGACGTTGCTGAAAACCAGCTTACAGGTCCCATACCTAATTCATTTGGCAGCTTGACACTTCTTGAGATCCTAAACTTGCGTGGAAACGACTTGACTTCTTCACCTGAATTGAGTTTTCTCACCTCTTTGGCAAACTGCAAGCACTTATCTTTCCTCATATTGGATGGAAATAAGTTGAATAGTTTTTTGCCACCTTCAATTGGTAATTTATCTAGTAATCTTCAGATGTTTTCTTCCATTCTATGTGGTTTAAAGGGTATCATTCCAGAAGAGATTGGGAATCTAATTGGTCTTCAGACTTTGTATTTACAAGATAACGTGTTTGAAGGATTCTTGCCCATGTCGATGAAGAAGTTGAAAGGTATTCAAAGATTGGTTCTTAGTGGGAACTATCTAAAGGGCTCTATCCCTAAGTTTCTATGCAGCATGTCAGGTTTAGGTCTTTTGGATTTGAGCAGAAATCAGTTTTCTGAATCAATACCTGCTTGTTTTGGAAGCTCAACTTCTCTTAGGAACCTTTTGTTGTCTTCTAACAAGCTAGATTCCAACATTCCTTACCAACTATGGGAACTCAATAATTTGCTCACACTAAACTTGTCAAATAATTCCCTGATTGGTAATATTTCTCAAGAGATTGGGAAATTGCACACACTTACAACAATTGACTTGTCTATGAACCGATTATCGGGTGAAATTCCAACCGAGATCGTTGGTTTGCAAAGCTTAATCAGCATTTCTTTAGCAAGTAATAGTTTAGGAGGATCCATACCGGAGTCATTTGGTTTACTTTTGGACTTGCAGTCCTTGGATCTTTCTCATAACCATATTTCAGGTTCAATTCCAAATAACTTGGAGGCACTCAGTCAACTAAACTACTTCAATGTATCATTCAATTATTTGAAAGGCCAAATTCCTACTCTTGGACCATTTCTAAACTTCACAAGCAAGTCTTACATGTCCAATGAAGCACTATGTGGAGCCTCTCGGTTGCTAGTTCCTCCATGTGCTGCGAAAACTCATCGTGGGTCAAAGAAGAAAAGACAGTCCATTCTCATTGTAAGCATCCTGGTGCCAACCATTTCAATCCTCATTATTCTCTTAATCACATATTGTTTGATAAAACATAGAAAaggaaatcaaaattcaaatcaacCCGAGGTATTACCAACGCGAGAGCACGAGAAAATATCATACATTGACCTTGTGCGAGCAACAAATGGTTTTAATGAAAGCAATATGATTGGAAAGGGTGGATTTGGATCGGTTTATAAAGGGGAACTCCAAGATGGGACGATAATTGCCATAAAGGTTTTTAACTTGCAAGTAGAAGGAGGTTTCAAGAGTTTTGATACAGAATGCGAAATACTTAGAAATGTTCGGCATCGCAACCTCACCAAAGTTATCACCACTTGTTCAAACCTTGACTTCAAAGCTTTGGTGCTCGAATACATGCCCAACAACAACCTTGACACTTGGTTATATTCCGATAATCACTTTAGCTTATTACAAAGACTTGATGTATTGATAGATGTGGCAACCGCATTGGAATATCTACATTATGGTTATTCTATACCCGTGGCTCATTGTGATCTAAAACCTACCAATGTCCTCTTGGACAACAATATGGTCGCTCATGTATGTGATTTTGGCATCGCCAAACTTTTCCATGTAGGAGAAAGTGTCGTTCAAACCAGGACCCTCGCAACTTTCGGTTACATGGCACCAG AGTATGGATTGGATGGGCTAGTATCGGTAAGATGTGATGTCTATAGCTTTGGAATCTTGATGTTGGAAACCATAACTAGGCGTAAACCGACCGATGACATGTTCGACGGGGAGAGGAGCTTAAGGAAATGGGTAGAAGAATCATTGTTTTATCCTAACCGAATAGATCGAATTGTGGATGTTGATTTGATGAACTCAAATGGAGATGCCGATCATCTGAATGACACAATAGAATGCCTGTCATCCATAGCTACGTTGGCATTGGCTTGTTCCGCTGAATCACCAGATGAGAGGATCAACATGAAGGATGCCTTATCTACTCTCGGAAAGATTAAAACATTGTTCCTGAAAAAGCTATCAACTCCAAGAAATTAA